In Eucalyptus grandis isolate ANBG69807.140 chromosome 4, ASM1654582v1, whole genome shotgun sequence, the following proteins share a genomic window:
- the LOC104440908 gene encoding LOW QUALITY PROTEIN: senescence-specific cysteine protease SAG12 (The sequence of the model RefSeq protein was modified relative to this genomic sequence to represent the inferred CDS: inserted 2 bases in 1 codon; deleted 1 base in 1 codon), producing MAKQNKFSVLTSTTLLVIIVSISEMLCSPLEEQQLLKQHEEWMAIHGRIYKDAIEKAKRLEIFKENVKRINAFNNGKDVGYKLAVNKFTDLTNEEFRASSTGYKRPTRVLSSGDEKXPFKYANFTAIPAALDWRTKKAVTTVKDQGDCGSCWAFSAVAAMEGITMIKKGKLVPLSVQELVDCDVDDNGCHGWLMDRAFKFIKSKGGLSTEANYPYQANNGTCNTAKMANPAASITGYQDVPANNEKALLQAVANQPVSVAIEGSGFNFQFYSSGVFSGSCGTSIDHAVTAVGYGKTSRGTKYWLLKNSWGTGWGESGYMRIQRDVSSKAGLCGLAMEASYPTA from the exons ATGGCCAAACAAAATAAGTTCTCAGTCCTCACATCAACCACTCTTTTGGTCATTATAGTTTCTATTTCGGAAATGCTTTGTAGCCCTCTTGAAGAGCAACAATTGTTAAAGCAACATGAGGAGTGGATGGCAATCCATGGGCGCATCTACAAGGATGCGATCGAAAAGGCCAAACGGCTTGAGATATTTAAAGAGAACGTTAAGCGCATCAACGCCTTTAATAATGGTAAGGATGTGGGATATAAACTAGCTGTGAACAAGTTCACAGACCTAACTAACGAGGAGTTCCGTGCTTCCTCCACCGGCTACAAGAGGCCTACAAGGGTCCTGTCCTCTGGGGATGAAAA ACCGTTCAAGTATGCGAACTTCACCGCCATTCCAGCTGCCTTAGACTGGCGAACCAAGAAGGCTGTGACAACTGTCAAGGATCAAGGCGACTGTG GAAGTTGTTGGGCATTCTCGGCAGTGGCAGCTATGGAAGGGATTACCATGATCAAGAAGGGGAAGTTGGTGCCACTCTCAGTACAAGAACTCGTGGATTGTGACGTTGACGATAATGGCTGCCATGGCTGGCTCATGGACAGGGCCTTCAAGTTTATCAAGAGCAAGGGCGGACTCTCGACCGAGGCGAACTACCCCTACCAGGCAAATAACGGAACCTGCAATACGGCCAAGATGGCAAACCCCGCGGCCTCAATAACTGGATACCAGGATGTGCCGGCCAATAACGAAAAGGCCCTCTTGCAGGCCGTGGCAAACCAGCCAGTCTCGGTGGCAATTGAGGGGAGCGGGTTCAATTTCCAATTCTACTCAAGCGGTGTGTTCTCTGGCTCGTGTGGAACCAGTATCGACCACGCCGTC ACGGCGGTCGGGTATGGGAAGACCTCCAGGGGAACCAAGTATTGGCTGCTGAAGAATTCATGGGGCACTGGATGGGGTGAGAGCGGGTACATGAGGATCCAGAGGGACGTGAGTTCTAAGGCTGGTCTCTGTGGCCTTGCCATGGAAGCTTCTTATCCAACcgcatga